In a single window of the Micromonospora sp. WMMD1155 genome:
- a CDS encoding LuxR family transcriptional regulator: protein MRSAAVPPGPLVGRDVERKVLDELIQGARAGRGGALVVRGEAGIGKSTLLAYARDAASDARVIQASGAEFERELPFGALHQLCVPVLDHLADLPVRHADALRVAFGLTAGTPDLFHIGVATLSLLTVAARAHPLLCVVDDAHWLDTASSKALAFVGRRVAAEPIAMLFALRMPAPDELHALPGLDVGGLSDADARSLLAARRHLLLDEQVLGRLLAEARGNPLALLELPTAGGFGPSGTAPVSTRIERSFQARLSNLPDEARLLLTVASADPTGDPTLLWAAARLSGVDVSTASASAAATGLVEFAIGIHFCHPLARSAVYRAASEPERQQAHRALAEATDAGTDPDRRAWHRAQASVGPDDDVAAELVRSATRAQARGGVVAAAAFLERAAELSRDPDRRIERTLVAAEATLVAGRPERAAALVRAIEHTALDEFQLAHADVVRGRIAFQSDRDVSGPEFMIRAGRRLAGLDPERARRCFVDAIESSLLVGRASGVQDLVLAAVRSIPVTVARPPDVLDALEALKTAGYGRAVPLIRQVLDAPDGPGWTEHPALALMLAAETWDPHRYSAIVEWLMRTGRESGSPLLLRLGLAQNGSYGALTADLGLAAASIAEEEAIADATGGSPMLYHRIHLAAVRGRRTEALALFESALAAATTSGSGLLIGNIDWASAVLYNGLADYPAALAAARRAVTDGALFLASFSLPELIEAAVRCGDPDAAAVALESLVDRADASGTETGLGIAAYARGLVTGSEEQYRAAVAHLERSPLSAYRARAHLVYGEWLRREGRRRDCREHLRIAHRMLSDAGMGAFARRAAVELRATGERPRQRSPHTYDQLTIQELHIGRLVASGATSNEVAAQLFISPRTVDTHLRNIFRKLGVTSRRQLRGRPDLGG, encoded by the coding sequence GTGCGATCCGCCGCTGTTCCCCCGGGCCCACTCGTCGGCAGGGACGTCGAGCGCAAGGTCCTCGACGAACTGATCCAGGGTGCGCGAGCGGGTCGGGGCGGTGCGCTGGTGGTGCGCGGCGAGGCCGGCATCGGCAAGAGCACCCTGCTGGCGTACGCCCGCGACGCGGCGTCCGACGCACGTGTCATCCAGGCGTCCGGCGCGGAGTTCGAGCGGGAGCTGCCCTTCGGCGCGCTGCACCAACTGTGTGTGCCGGTGCTGGATCACCTGGCGGATCTGCCCGTCCGGCACGCCGACGCGCTCCGGGTCGCCTTCGGGCTCACGGCGGGCACGCCCGACCTGTTCCACATCGGCGTGGCGACCCTGAGTCTGCTGACCGTGGCGGCCCGGGCGCATCCCCTGCTGTGCGTTGTCGACGACGCCCACTGGCTGGACACGGCGTCGTCGAAGGCGCTGGCGTTCGTCGGCCGGCGGGTGGCCGCCGAGCCCATCGCCATGCTGTTCGCGCTGCGGATGCCCGCCCCGGACGAACTGCACGCGCTGCCGGGCCTCGACGTCGGTGGGTTGAGCGACGCCGACGCGCGGAGCCTGCTCGCGGCCCGACGGCACCTGCTCCTCGACGAGCAGGTGCTCGGCCGCCTGCTGGCCGAGGCTCGGGGAAACCCGTTGGCGTTGCTCGAACTGCCCACGGCGGGCGGCTTCGGGCCGTCGGGCACCGCGCCGGTGTCGACCCGGATCGAGCGCAGCTTCCAGGCCCGGCTGTCGAATCTGCCGGACGAGGCCCGTCTCCTGCTGACCGTGGCGAGCGCCGATCCGACCGGCGACCCCACCCTGTTGTGGGCGGCCGCGCGACTGTCGGGCGTCGACGTGTCGACCGCCAGCGCCAGCGCTGCCGCGACCGGGCTGGTCGAGTTCGCCATCGGCATCCACTTCTGCCACCCGCTGGCCCGCTCCGCGGTCTATCGGGCCGCATCGGAGCCCGAACGACAGCAGGCGCACCGGGCGCTGGCCGAGGCGACGGACGCCGGCACCGACCCGGACCGGCGGGCGTGGCACCGCGCCCAGGCCAGCGTGGGCCCCGACGACGACGTGGCCGCCGAACTCGTACGATCCGCCACCCGCGCCCAGGCACGCGGTGGCGTGGTGGCCGCGGCGGCATTCCTGGAACGGGCGGCCGAGCTGTCCCGGGATCCCGACCGCCGGATCGAACGAACGCTCGTCGCGGCGGAGGCCACCCTCGTCGCGGGCCGTCCCGAGCGGGCCGCGGCGCTGGTCCGGGCGATCGAGCACACCGCGCTCGACGAGTTCCAGCTCGCGCACGCCGACGTGGTGCGTGGGCGGATCGCCTTCCAGAGCGACCGGGACGTGAGCGGCCCGGAATTCATGATCCGCGCGGGGAGACGGCTGGCCGGGCTGGACCCGGAGCGGGCCCGCAGGTGCTTCGTGGACGCGATCGAGTCGAGCCTCCTCGTCGGTCGGGCGAGCGGCGTGCAGGACCTGGTGCTGGCCGCCGTACGGTCGATACCGGTGACCGTCGCACGTCCGCCGGACGTACTGGATGCGCTGGAAGCGCTCAAGACGGCGGGATACGGCCGCGCGGTCCCGCTGATCCGGCAGGTTCTCGACGCCCCCGACGGTCCGGGGTGGACCGAGCATCCCGCCCTCGCCCTGATGCTCGCGGCGGAGACCTGGGATCCGCACCGGTATTCGGCGATCGTCGAGTGGCTGATGCGGACCGGCCGTGAGTCCGGGTCGCCACTGTTGCTGCGGCTCGGGCTCGCGCAGAACGGCTCGTACGGCGCGCTCACCGCCGACCTCGGCCTGGCGGCGGCGTCGATCGCCGAGGAGGAGGCGATCGCCGACGCGACCGGCGGGTCGCCGATGCTCTACCACCGGATCCACCTGGCGGCCGTGCGTGGTCGCCGCACCGAGGCGCTGGCGCTGTTCGAGAGCGCCCTGGCCGCGGCCACGACCAGCGGCAGCGGTCTCCTCATCGGCAACATCGACTGGGCGTCCGCGGTGCTGTACAACGGTCTCGCCGACTACCCGGCCGCGCTGGCCGCCGCCCGGCGGGCCGTCACGGACGGCGCTCTCTTCCTCGCCAGCTTCTCCCTGCCGGAACTGATCGAGGCGGCGGTCCGCTGCGGTGACCCCGACGCCGCCGCGGTGGCGCTGGAGTCGCTCGTCGACCGCGCCGACGCCAGCGGAACCGAGACCGGCCTGGGCATCGCGGCGTACGCCCGCGGCCTGGTGACCGGCTCGGAGGAGCAGTACCGGGCCGCCGTCGCGCACCTGGAGCGGAGCCCCTTGTCGGCGTACCGGGCCAGGGCCCATCTCGTGTACGGGGAGTGGTTGCGGCGCGAGGGCCGCCGACGGGACTGCCGAGAACACCTGCGCATCGCGCACCGCATGCTGTCGGATGCCGGAATGGGCGCCTTCGCCCGGCGGGCCGCCGTCGAGCTGCGCGCCACCGGGGAGCGGCCACGTCAGCGGTCCCCACACACGTACGACCAGCTGACGATCCAGGAGCTGCACATCGGCCGTCTGGTCGCCTCCGGCGCGACGTCCAACGAGGTGGCCGCCCAGTTGTTCATCAGCCCACGCACCGTGGACACCCACCTGCGCAACATCTTCCGCAAGCTCGGCGTCACCTCGCGACGGCAGCTGAGGGGCCGACCCGATCTCGGGGGGTGA